The following proteins come from a genomic window of Proteiniphilum propionicum:
- the argS gene encoding arginine--tRNA ligase, producing the protein MNIEQILQEAIKGAIRELYGTDVETSQITLQKTKKEFKGHYTLVTFPLLKISKKNPEQTAQEIGTYLAKKSPIIAEFNVIKGFLNLSIASDTWVKLLEYINAQPEYGFTPVADDAPLYMVEYSSPNTNKPLHLGHVRNNLLGHSLSEVLKANGKRVVKTNIVNDRGIHICKSMLAWLKWGYGETPESSGKKGDHLIGDYYVLFDKKYKAEQAVLQDNGLTKEQAEEQSQLMEEAREMLRKWEAGDEETVSLWKKMNRWVYEGFDETYHQMGVSFDKIYYESETYLAGKKEVLRGLEKGLFYQKEDDSVWADLTTYGLDHKLLLRADGTSVYMTQDIGTAKLRFDDYPIDTMIYVVGNEQNYHFQVLSILLDMLGFEFGKGLIHFSYGMVELPEGKMKSREGTVVDADDLMVEMIETARETSKELGKLDDVSPEEAEAISRMVGMGALKYFILKVDPKKNMTFNPKESIDFNGNTGPFIQYTHARIKSVLRKAEEQGIVIPEKLSGSIPLSEKEEGLVQMLSEFGAIVKQAGEEYNVSLIGNYVYDMVKEYNQFYHEYSILREENIALRDFRLALSKNIALTVKKGMKLFGIDVPERM; encoded by the coding sequence ATGAATATTGAACAGATACTCCAGGAGGCTATCAAAGGAGCAATCAGGGAACTTTATGGTACAGATGTGGAAACGTCGCAGATAACTCTGCAGAAGACAAAAAAAGAGTTTAAAGGACACTACACGCTGGTAACATTTCCCCTGCTTAAAATATCGAAAAAAAATCCTGAACAGACAGCGCAGGAGATTGGTACCTATCTGGCAAAAAAATCTCCCATCATCGCTGAATTCAATGTAATAAAAGGGTTTCTTAACCTGAGCATCGCTTCAGACACATGGGTAAAACTGCTCGAATATATTAACGCACAGCCAGAATACGGCTTCACACCGGTGGCCGATGATGCACCACTCTATATGGTGGAATACTCCTCACCCAACACCAACAAACCACTTCACCTTGGTCACGTACGCAACAACCTGCTTGGACACTCACTGAGCGAAGTATTGAAAGCTAATGGTAAACGGGTGGTTAAAACCAATATCGTGAACGACCGGGGTATCCATATTTGCAAGTCGATGCTGGCGTGGCTAAAATGGGGCTATGGAGAAACACCGGAATCATCGGGAAAAAAGGGAGATCATCTCATCGGGGACTATTACGTATTATTCGACAAAAAATATAAAGCAGAGCAGGCCGTATTACAGGATAACGGGCTGACTAAGGAGCAGGCCGAGGAACAGTCGCAACTGATGGAGGAAGCACGTGAAATGCTCAGAAAGTGGGAGGCCGGTGATGAAGAAACTGTAAGCCTCTGGAAGAAAATGAACAGATGGGTATATGAAGGCTTCGATGAAACATATCATCAGATGGGTGTCTCGTTTGACAAGATCTATTATGAATCGGAAACCTACCTGGCAGGAAAAAAGGAAGTATTAAGAGGTCTGGAGAAAGGGCTTTTCTACCAGAAAGAGGATGATTCTGTATGGGCCGACCTAACTACTTACGGTTTGGATCATAAGCTCCTGCTTCGTGCTGACGGCACCTCTGTATATATGACACAGGATATTGGTACTGCAAAACTGCGTTTCGATGATTACCCCATTGACACGATGATTTACGTTGTGGGCAACGAGCAGAATTATCATTTTCAGGTGCTTTCAATACTGCTGGATATGCTGGGGTTCGAGTTCGGAAAAGGACTGATACATTTTTCCTACGGAATGGTGGAACTGCCTGAAGGGAAAATGAAATCGCGCGAAGGGACTGTGGTAGATGCCGACGACCTTATGGTTGAGATGATTGAAACCGCCAGGGAAACTTCAAAAGAGCTTGGAAAGCTTGATGATGTGTCGCCAGAAGAGGCAGAAGCTATTTCCCGCATGGTGGGGATGGGCGCACTCAAATACTTCATCCTGAAGGTGGATCCGAAGAAAAATATGACATTTAATCCGAAAGAGTCAATCGATTTCAATGGTAATACCGGTCCGTTTATTCAGTACACCCACGCCCGCATCAAATCAGTTTTGCGCAAAGCGGAAGAGCAAGGTATTGTAATTCCTGAAAAGCTAAGCGGATCAATACCGTTATCGGAAAAAGAGGAAGGCTTAGTACAGATGCTGTCTGAATTCGGGGCAATTGTGAAACAAGCCGGAGAAGAGTACAACGTATCACTAATCGGCAACTATGTGTACGATATGGTGAAGGAGTACAACCAGTTCTACCACGAATACTCCATCCTTCGCGAAGAGAACATAGCGCTGCGTGATTTCCGGCTGGCACTCTCAAAAAATATTGCATTGACCGTAAAAAAAGGGATGAAACTATTTGGTATTGATGTTCCCGAAAGAATGTAA
- a CDS encoding HRDC domain-containing protein yields the protein MSCPTPYECAKEFVTHTGRNIFITGKAGTGKTTFLHQFCAETTKQTAVVAPTGVAAINAGGATIHSFFQLPFTPFTPTPAGRESLIARIKMNSARRRVIRELEVLVIDEVSMVRADVLDAIDTVLRSVRHRHSEPFGGVQMVFIGDMYQLSPVAKADEWRILSDYYRGIYFFHSQSIQEHPPVYVEFDKIFRQSDNLFIDLLNQVRNDSLSPEGFNLLQSRYDPHFNPSPDENYITLTTHNFSADAINSAELEKIKTTVHQFKAVVKGEFPVNAFPTDMNLELKEGAKVMFVKNDMEVPRRYFNGKIGKITRIMEESVTVLCPGDKDEITVSPVIWENIRYTTNPETNAVEEEIIGTCKQIPLRLAWAITIHKSQGLTFDNAIIDAGKAFSPGQVYVALSRCRSLDSLVLKSPINRYSIEVDEQVVRFSSSKPDENHVAEELQLAKEQFKINLLLQLYNFDPILQTARSWYSDTKENESSFSEETVPFVGEVCNKLTELEQVASKFRIQLQHIIRQTPVDKVFLTKRIRASSLYFNEKIETLLRTLQESAATTDNRANAKEYDDDITSLFAAAALKTHLISATANDFSVESYYKARSQFRKPPFSLTSYSRDSTGTQLKSNHPELLSELVQLRNHISKEENLPVYIVASVKTLVQMADYLPETEKDLLKIHGFGKVKAERFGAKFLEIINNYITAYGIESQMIHFKENKKQKKRKK from the coding sequence ATGTCCTGTCCTACTCCATATGAATGTGCGAAAGAATTTGTAACCCACACCGGCAGGAATATTTTTATTACCGGAAAAGCCGGCACGGGTAAAACAACTTTCCTGCACCAGTTTTGTGCCGAGACTACTAAACAGACAGCCGTGGTGGCGCCGACGGGCGTGGCGGCTATCAATGCCGGCGGGGCAACTATCCATTCGTTCTTCCAGTTGCCATTTACCCCGTTCACACCGACTCCTGCCGGACGCGAATCGCTGATCGCCCGCATTAAAATGAACAGTGCCCGCCGTCGCGTGATCCGTGAACTGGAAGTGTTGGTTATTGATGAAGTCAGCATGGTGCGGGCTGATGTACTAGATGCCATAGATACGGTTCTTCGCAGTGTACGCCACAGGCACTCGGAGCCCTTCGGTGGCGTACAGATGGTTTTTATAGGGGACATGTACCAACTGTCACCAGTGGCCAAGGCCGATGAGTGGAGGATTTTGTCGGATTATTACCGGGGAATATATTTTTTCCACAGTCAGTCCATTCAGGAGCATCCGCCGGTTTACGTGGAGTTCGACAAGATATTCCGTCAGTCAGATAACCTTTTTATTGACTTATTGAACCAGGTGAGGAACGATTCTCTTTCACCAGAAGGGTTCAACCTGCTGCAAAGCCGTTATGATCCGCATTTTAACCCATCACCAGATGAGAATTATATCACGCTTACCACGCATAACTTCAGCGCAGATGCGATCAACAGCGCCGAATTGGAAAAAATCAAAACAACCGTTCACCAATTCAAAGCTGTTGTTAAAGGTGAATTCCCTGTGAACGCTTTTCCCACCGATATGAATCTCGAACTTAAAGAGGGAGCTAAAGTGATGTTCGTGAAAAACGACATGGAGGTACCACGACGTTATTTCAACGGGAAAATAGGCAAGATCACCCGCATCATGGAAGAGAGCGTAACCGTGCTCTGTCCGGGCGACAAAGATGAGATCACCGTTTCACCCGTAATATGGGAAAATATCCGCTACACTACCAATCCCGAGACCAACGCGGTGGAAGAGGAGATAATAGGCACTTGCAAACAAATTCCCCTTCGGCTTGCCTGGGCCATTACAATTCATAAAAGTCAGGGGCTCACATTCGATAATGCAATTATCGATGCTGGAAAAGCCTTTTCACCGGGACAGGTGTATGTGGCGCTAAGCCGTTGCCGATCGCTTGACAGCTTGGTGCTGAAAAGCCCTATTAACCGCTACAGCATAGAGGTAGACGAACAGGTTGTCCGGTTCTCCTCGTCAAAACCCGATGAAAACCATGTTGCCGAAGAGCTTCAATTGGCAAAGGAACAGTTCAAAATTAACTTACTGCTTCAACTATACAACTTTGATCCGATTCTTCAAACAGCACGCTCGTGGTACTCCGATACAAAGGAAAACGAGTCTTCCTTCAGTGAAGAAACTGTTCCCTTCGTGGGTGAAGTCTGTAATAAGTTAACTGAACTGGAACAGGTAGCCAGTAAATTCAGAATACAACTGCAGCATATCATCCGGCAAACACCTGTCGACAAGGTTTTTCTTACAAAACGGATTCGTGCATCCTCCTTATATTTCAACGAAAAAATTGAAACATTGTTGCGGACGTTACAGGAATCTGCAGCAACCACCGACAATAGGGCTAATGCAAAGGAATACGATGATGACATCACTTCCCTGTTTGCAGCTGCAGCCCTGAAAACACATCTGATTTCCGCCACAGCCAATGACTTCAGCGTAGAGTCGTACTACAAGGCTCGCAGTCAGTTCAGGAAACCCCCTTTCTCCCTCACATCGTACAGCCGCGACAGCACCGGAACACAATTAAAATCGAACCACCCCGAACTTTTAAGTGAACTGGTTCAACTCCGCAACCACATCAGCAAAGAGGAAAATCTGCCGGTATATATTGTGGCATCCGTAAAGACACTGGTACAAATGGCCGATTACCTGCCGGAGACAGAAAAAGATCTACTGAAAATTCATGGTTTCGGAAAGGTTAAAGCAGAACGTTTTGGTGCGAAATTTCTTGAAATCATCAACAACTATATCACGGCATACGGAATTGAATCACAAATGATTCATTTCAAGGAAAACAAAAAGCAGAAAAAGAGGAAAAAATAA